One stretch of candidate division TA06 bacterium DNA includes these proteins:
- the tdh gene encoding L-threonine 3-dehydrogenase, which translates to MRALVKNERAPGLTMMDVPLPEMGPNDVLIRIHKSAICGTDMHIWNWDPWAQKTIPVPMHVGHEYVGVIEKVGSAVTGYKGGERVTGEGHLVCGHCRNCRAGKRHLCPNTTGVGVNRPGSFAEYLAIPAENVFPVPDSIPDEVVSIFDPYGNAAHTALSFDMVGEDVLITGAGPIGIMAVAIARHVGACNVVITDVNDYRLDLAKKLGATRAVNVAREDLKTVMRDLGMTEGFDVGLEMSGNGAAFRSMLDAMLNGGRIAMLGIMGENEAIDWGKVIFKGLFLKGIYGREMYETWYKMTAMIRSGLDISPVITHRFPIEEFKSGFEVMGSGRSGKVVLDWGVK; encoded by the coding sequence ATGCGCGCCCTGGTAAAAAACGAGCGGGCACCGGGCCTGACGATGATGGACGTACCCCTGCCGGAGATGGGACCCAACGATGTGCTTATCCGCATTCACAAATCCGCTATTTGCGGCACCGACATGCATATCTGGAACTGGGACCCATGGGCCCAGAAGACCATTCCCGTTCCGATGCATGTGGGGCACGAATACGTGGGGGTCATTGAAAAAGTAGGCAGCGCCGTCACCGGGTACAAGGGGGGCGAGCGGGTGACGGGCGAGGGCCATCTGGTTTGCGGCCATTGCCGCAATTGCCGGGCGGGCAAGCGCCATCTCTGCCCCAACACCACCGGCGTCGGCGTCAACCGGCCGGGATCGTTCGCTGAATATCTGGCCATCCCGGCGGAGAACGTCTTTCCGGTGCCGGACAGCATCCCCGACGAGGTGGTCTCGATCTTCGATCCTTACGGCAACGCGGCCCATACCGCGCTCTCCTTCGACATGGTGGGGGAGGACGTGCTGATCACCGGGGCCGGCCCCATCGGCATCATGGCCGTGGCCATCGCCCGGCATGTGGGGGCCTGCAATGTGGTGATCACAGACGTCAATGATTACCGCCTGGACCTGGCCAAGAAGCTGGGGGCCACCCGGGCCGTGAATGTGGCCAGGGAAGACCTGAAGACGGTGATGCGCGACCTGGGGATGACCGAGGGATTTGACGTGGGACTGGAGATGTCGGGCAACGGAGCCGCCTTCCGCAGCATGCTTGATGCCATGCTCAACGGAGGGCGCATAGCGATGCTGGGGATCATGGGCGAGAACGAGGCCATCGACTGGGGCAAGGTCATATTCAAAGGCCTGTTCCTGAAGGGCATCTACGGCCGGGAGATGTACGAGACCTGGTACAAGATGACCGCTATGATCCGCTCGGGGCTGGATATCAGCCCGGTCATCACCCACCGTTTTCCCATAGAGGAGTTCAAATCGGGGTTCGAGGTCATGGGCAGCGGCAGATCAGGCAAGGTTGTTTTGGACTGGGGGGTGAAATAA
- a CDS encoding acetate uptake transporter, protein MDNATRIQDTTANPAPLGLMGFGMTTILLNLHNAGFFGLDSAILAMGLFYGGITQLIVGIMEWKKGNTFGTVAFTSYGAFWITLVGLMVMPKLGWTEAPSAASMASYLSVWGFFSFLLFIGTLRLNKALQLVFGTLVVLFFLLAAGKATGNAAILTFAGYEGIVCGLLAMYAAAAQVFNEMHGKVVLPLGPVKVS, encoded by the coding sequence ATGGACAACGCCACCAGGATCCAGGACACCACCGCCAATCCCGCCCCCCTCGGACTGATGGGTTTCGGCATGACCACCATATTGCTAAACCTTCACAATGCCGGGTTCTTCGGCCTGGACAGCGCCATTCTGGCCATGGGCCTGTTCTACGGCGGCATCACCCAGCTGATAGTCGGCATCATGGAATGGAAGAAGGGCAACACTTTCGGCACGGTAGCCTTCACCTCTTACGGAGCCTTCTGGATCACCCTGGTGGGCCTGATGGTGATGCCCAAGCTGGGCTGGACCGAGGCCCCGTCAGCGGCCTCCATGGCCAGCTATCTCTCGGTCTGGGGTTTCTTCTCGTTCCTATTGTTCATCGGCACCCTCAGGCTGAACAAGGCCCTGCAGCTGGTGTTCGGGACCCTGGTGGTCCTGTTCTTCCTGCTGGCGGCGGGCAAGGCCACCGGGAATGCCGCCATCCTTACCTTTGCCGGGTACGAGGGCATCGTCTGCGGTCTGTTGGCCATGTACGCCGCCGCCGCCCAGGTCTTCAACGAGATGCACGGGAAAGTGGTGCTGCCGCTGGGCCCTGTCAAGGTTTCCTAA
- a CDS encoding M23 family metallopeptidase encodes MIFKKSYSFIILPHHGEQGKSVFFHSQWLNAILLITVAGLGVSVFFIARHLLYHHKLKTAFEPTFKENEVLREERKGYGQVKDSLSHDISTLQAQLKKERSVYLSSVNGLARELDNLKKLAIKVKIQSGFKSSNIVDENEAAGGPAGERTYIGWQDVNQPIDPGPLEQKVRPGIGEQSVELKAIDAYLSTKESLVSDTPELAPLFGRMTSNFGVRRWRRSGHTENHAGLDIAVPKGTPVYSPAEAVVIYAGRKGDYGNLIELDHGNGYTTRFGHLSLIEVEIGDRVIKGQIIGAVGSTGRSTGPHLHYEVRFQGKAIDPIGYLGSVGQKQ; translated from the coding sequence ATGATCTTCAAAAAGTCTTATTCCTTCATCATCTTGCCGCACCACGGCGAGCAGGGAAAATCCGTGTTCTTCCACTCGCAGTGGTTGAACGCCATCCTGCTCATCACCGTGGCGGGGCTGGGTGTTTCCGTCTTTTTCATCGCCCGGCATCTGCTTTATCACCACAAGCTCAAGACGGCCTTCGAGCCCACCTTCAAGGAGAACGAGGTCCTTAGGGAGGAGCGCAAGGGCTACGGCCAGGTAAAGGATTCCCTGTCCCACGACATCTCCACGCTGCAGGCCCAGCTTAAAAAGGAGCGCTCGGTCTACCTGTCCTCGGTCAACGGTCTGGCCCGGGAACTGGACAACCTTAAAAAACTGGCCATCAAGGTCAAGATCCAATCCGGTTTCAAGTCCTCCAACATTGTGGACGAGAACGAGGCGGCCGGCGGCCCGGCCGGCGAGAGGACGTACATCGGCTGGCAAGACGTCAACCAGCCGATAGATCCCGGCCCGCTGGAACAAAAAGTCCGACCGGGGATAGGGGAACAGAGCGTAGAACTCAAGGCGATCGACGCCTACCTTTCCACCAAGGAATCCCTGGTCTCAGACACCCCGGAACTGGCCCCGCTGTTCGGCCGGATGACCTCCAACTTCGGGGTCAGGCGCTGGCGGCGCAGCGGCCACACCGAGAACCATGCCGGGCTGGATATTGCAGTTCCCAAAGGTACGCCGGTCTATTCCCCGGCCGAGGCGGTGGTGATCTATGCCGGCCGCAAGGGGGATTACGGTAACCTGATAGAGTTGGACCACGGGAACGGCTATACAACTCGTTTTGGTCATCTCTCTTTGATAGAAGTGGAAATAGGGGACAGGGTGATCAAGGGGCAGATCATCGGGGCGGTGGGCTCCACCGGCCGGTCAACCGGTCCTCATCTTCATTACGAGGTCAGGTTTCAGGGGAAGGCCATAGATCCGATAGGCTATTTAGGGTCGGTAGGACAAAAGCAATAA
- the kbl gene encoding glycine C-acetyltransferase, whose amino-acid sequence MALHIKVKEFYRKELVELQDADLFKEERYIHTPQAASIKVEYPPNSPHKEVINFCANNYLGLSSHPAIVAAAKQGLEERGFGLSSVRFICGTQDKHKELERKISKFLGMEDAILYSSCFDANLGVFEALLGEEDALISDELNHASIIDGIRLCKAERRRFKHMDMHDLENHLKQTMNKRFRMIVTDGVFSMDGDLAPLEQICNLAEEYEAMVLVDESHASGFVGPTGRGTHEHFDVMGRVDIITTTFGKALGGASGGCVSSSKEIIDLLRQRSRPYLFSNTISPSVVAATIKAIEMMQGSTALRDKVMENAKYFRQKMAEAGFAIREGIHPIVPIILHEAEIVQQMSRMLYDEGIYVIGFFYPVVPRGRARIRVQISAAHEREHLDKAIAAFTKVGKKLGVLKPN is encoded by the coding sequence ATGGCACTTCACATCAAGGTAAAGGAATTTTACCGCAAGGAACTGGTGGAGCTGCAGGACGCCGATCTCTTCAAGGAGGAGCGCTATATCCACACGCCGCAGGCGGCCAGCATCAAGGTAGAGTACCCGCCCAACTCGCCCCATAAGGAGGTCATCAATTTCTGCGCCAACAACTATCTGGGCCTCTCCAGCCACCCGGCCATCGTGGCCGCGGCCAAGCAAGGCCTGGAGGAACGGGGCTTCGGGCTGTCCTCGGTCAGGTTCATCTGCGGCACCCAGGACAAGCACAAGGAACTGGAACGGAAGATCTCCAAATTTTTGGGCATGGAGGACGCCATCCTGTATTCCTCCTGCTTTGACGCCAACCTGGGCGTGTTCGAGGCTCTTTTAGGCGAGGAGGACGCCCTGATCTCGGACGAGCTGAACCACGCCTCCATCATCGACGGCATCCGGCTGTGCAAGGCCGAGCGGCGCCGCTTCAAGCACATGGACATGCACGACCTGGAAAACCATTTAAAGCAGACCATGAACAAGCGCTTCCGGATGATCGTCACCGACGGGGTCTTTTCCATGGACGGCGACCTGGCACCTTTAGAACAGATCTGCAACCTGGCCGAGGAGTACGAGGCCATGGTGCTGGTGGACGAGAGCCATGCCAGTGGGTTCGTGGGTCCCACCGGCCGCGGCACCCACGAGCATTTCGACGTGATGGGCCGGGTGGACATCATCACCACTACCTTCGGCAAGGCTTTGGGCGGGGCCTCGGGCGGCTGCGTCAGCTCCAGCAAGGAGATCATCGATCTTTTAAGACAGCGCTCCCGGCCCTACCTGTTCTCCAACACCATCAGCCCCTCAGTAGTGGCCGCCACCATCAAGGCTATTGAGATGATGCAGGGCTCCACCGCCCTGCGCGATAAGGTGATGGAGAACGCCAAATACTTCCGGCAGAAGATGGCGGAGGCCGGCTTTGCAATCCGGGAGGGGATTCACCCCATAGTGCCCATCATTTTGCACGAGGCGGAGATCGTCCAGCAGATGTCCCGGATGCTATACGACGAGGGCATCTACGTGATAGGGTTCTTCTACCCGGTGGTGCCGCGGGGCCGGGCCAGGATCCGGGTGCAGATCTCGGCGGCGCACGAGCGGGAGCATTTAGACAAGGCCATCGCGGCTTTTACCAAGGTGGGGAAGAAACTGGGGGTACTGAAACCTAATTAA
- a CDS encoding winged helix-turn-helix domain-containing protein, with amino-acid sequence MDIAEIGGNAGLVWKALNQKGSQTATTLKKLTGLDDKNLCLALGWLAREGKIIFHSEKRSIMIVLK; translated from the coding sequence ATGGATATTGCGGAGATTGGCGGAAATGCGGGATTGGTTTGGAAAGCACTGAATCAAAAAGGTTCCCAAACCGCAACCACACTTAAGAAACTTACCGGACTTGATGACAAGAATTTATGTCTTGCCTTGGGATGGCTGGCCAGGGAGGGGAAGATAATTTTTCACTCCGAAAAACGCAGCATCATGATAGTTCTCAAATAG
- a CDS encoding acyl carrier protein, translating to MSDEIKKMIIEYVKKEYLDEDSDTEIKEDTKLISSGIVDSFSMVSLKTYLEKKFQIKLPDEDATPEAFDSVNNIIELIRKFGAKV from the coding sequence ATGTCAGACGAAATCAAGAAAATGATCATCGAATACGTCAAAAAAGAGTACCTGGACGAGGATTCAGACACGGAGATCAAGGAAGACACCAAGTTGATCTCCAGCGGCATCGTGGACTCGTTCTCCATGGTCTCTTTGAAGACCTACCTGGAAAAGAAGTTCCAGATCAAGCTGCCGGACGAGGACGCCACCCCCGAGGCCTTCGACTCGGTCAACAACATCATCGAGCTGATCAGGAAATTCGGAGCCAAGGTCTAA
- the kbl gene encoding glycine C-acetyltransferase, translated as MAYSSKARDFYSGELQGMKDKGIFKEERYIQSPQAASIKVEYPKGAEPKQVLNFCANNYLGLSSHPDVVKAAHEALDSRGYGLSSVRFICGTQDIHNELEIKMSEFLGMEGTCLFPSCMEANAGLFDVVLSPEDAMISDRLVHASIVDGLKLCKAQMFNYKHNSMSHLEEKLQEAQSCRLRMIITDGVFSMDGDIAPLDKICDLADKYDAMVMVDDSHATGFIGKTGRGTHEYHNVMKRVDIITTTFGKGLGGATGGSVSGPKEIAEMCRQRARPYLFSNTMPPAVVAGSLKVLEILSKSTDRRDKLEKNTAYWRAGLTKAGFDLKQGDTPIVPVMLYNAKLAQDIARDLYHEGIYVTGFFFPVVAQGQARIRTQISAGHEMEHLDKALAAFTKIGQKYGILGLKKDEIIAKYGL; from the coding sequence ATGGCCTACAGTTCCAAAGCCAGGGATTTCTATTCCGGAGAACTCCAGGGGATGAAGGACAAGGGGATCTTCAAGGAAGAACGATACATCCAGTCGCCCCAAGCCGCCAGTATCAAGGTGGAATACCCCAAGGGGGCCGAGCCCAAGCAGGTGCTGAACTTCTGCGCCAACAACTACCTGGGGCTTTCCAGCCACCCCGACGTGGTCAAGGCGGCCCACGAGGCCCTGGATTCCCGGGGCTACGGGCTGTCCTCGGTCCGCTTCATCTGCGGCACCCAGGACATCCACAACGAGCTGGAGATCAAGATGAGCGAGTTCCTGGGCATGGAGGGCACCTGCCTGTTCCCCTCCTGCATGGAAGCCAACGCCGGGCTGTTCGACGTGGTGCTCTCGCCCGAGGACGCCATGATCTCGGACCGGCTGGTCCACGCCTCCATCGTCGACGGGCTGAAGCTGTGCAAGGCCCAGATGTTCAACTACAAGCACAACAGCATGTCCCACCTGGAGGAGAAACTGCAGGAGGCCCAGAGCTGCCGCCTGCGGATGATCATCACCGACGGGGTGTTCTCCATGGACGGCGACATCGCGCCCCTGGATAAGATCTGCGACCTGGCCGACAAGTATGATGCCATGGTGATGGTGGACGACTCCCACGCCACCGGATTCATCGGCAAGACCGGCCGGGGCACCCACGAGTACCACAATGTGATGAAGCGGGTGGACATCATCACCACCACCTTCGGCAAGGGTTTGGGCGGCGCCACCGGCGGCTCGGTCAGCGGACCGAAGGAGATCGCCGAGATGTGCCGGCAGCGGGCCCGTCCCTACCTGTTCTCCAACACCATGCCCCCGGCGGTGGTGGCCGGATCGCTGAAGGTGCTGGAGATCCTCTCCAAATCCACCGACCGCAGGGACAAGCTGGAGAAGAACACCGCCTACTGGAGGGCAGGCCTGACCAAGGCCGGTTTCGACCTGAAGCAGGGCGACACCCCCATCGTCCCGGTGATGCTGTACAACGCCAAGCTGGCCCAGGACATCGCCCGCGACCTGTACCACGAGGGGATCTACGTGACGGGCTTCTTCTTCCCGGTGGTGGCCCAGGGCCAGGCCCGGATAAGGACCCAGATCTCGGCCGGACATGAGATGGAGCATTTGGACAAGGCCCTGGCGGCCTTTACCAAGATCGGCCAGAAGTACGGGATCCTGGGGCTGAAGAAGGACGAGATCATAGCCAAGTACGGGCTGTAG
- the acsA gene encoding acetate--CoA ligase, protein MSNIGSYEDRYKSFDWKLSEQELEYGKNGQYNIGYYCSDRICEKGFGSKLALIWEGFTGEIKKYTYDDIRAYSNTTAKFLQDQGVKPGDRVCLFMDKIPELYICFLGILKMGAIAQPLFSAFGEESLITRLDDAKTKAVLTTRKHVGKVRRIRKDLPELATIIIVDADDKPLNAGEAAFAMEKLPRVEKFDIVKVEPETPSVLHYTSGTTGKPKGAQHVHNSLVAQYITAKWVLDLKPEDIYWCTADPGWVTGTSYGIIGPWANGVTQVVLDAGFSAQNWYTFIEKMKVTMWYSAPTAIRMLMKEGVEAVKKHNLSTLRHLCSVGEPLNAEAVIWSEKAFGQPFYDTFWQTETGAMMICNYPGMKVKPGSMGKPFPGITATVVNPKTFEPVNHPGTVGLIAFKPGWPSMMRAYWNNKETYDGKFKNGWYLSGDRSSIDADGYYWFVGRDDDVINTAGHLVGPFEIESALLEHPAVAESAAVGKPDPLNMEVVKAFIALKPGFKADSDLEMDIMNFIRKKLSPLAMPQEIEFMASMPKTRSGKIMRRMLRAKEWGEEIGDISTLEND, encoded by the coding sequence ATGAGCAACATCGGTTCCTACGAGGATCGTTACAAGAGCTTCGACTGGAAACTTTCGGAACAGGAGCTGGAGTACGGAAAGAACGGGCAGTACAACATAGGTTATTACTGCAGCGACCGGATCTGCGAAAAGGGTTTTGGCTCAAAGCTGGCCCTGATCTGGGAGGGGTTCACCGGCGAGATCAAGAAATACACCTACGACGACATCCGGGCTTACAGCAACACCACCGCCAAATTCCTGCAGGACCAGGGGGTCAAGCCGGGCGACCGGGTCTGCCTGTTCATGGACAAGATCCCCGAGCTCTACATCTGCTTCCTGGGCATCTTAAAGATGGGGGCCATAGCCCAGCCGCTGTTCTCGGCCTTCGGCGAAGAGTCCCTGATCACCAGGCTGGACGACGCCAAGACCAAGGCGGTGCTGACCACTCGTAAACACGTGGGCAAGGTCCGCCGGATCCGCAAGGACCTGCCGGAGCTGGCCACCATCATCATCGTGGACGCCGACGACAAGCCGCTGAACGCCGGGGAGGCCGCCTTTGCCATGGAAAAACTTCCCCGGGTGGAAAAGTTCGACATCGTAAAAGTTGAGCCCGAGACCCCCTCGGTGCTGCACTACACCTCGGGCACCACCGGAAAGCCCAAGGGGGCCCAGCACGTCCACAATTCTTTGGTGGCCCAGTACATCACCGCCAAGTGGGTGCTGGATCTGAAACCGGAGGACATCTACTGGTGCACCGCCGATCCCGGCTGGGTCACCGGCACCTCCTACGGCATCATCGGGCCCTGGGCCAACGGGGTCACCCAGGTGGTGCTGGACGCCGGTTTCAGCGCCCAGAACTGGTACACCTTCATCGAGAAGATGAAGGTCACCATGTGGTACTCGGCCCCCACCGCCATCCGGATGCTGATGAAGGAGGGGGTGGAGGCGGTCAAGAAGCACAACCTCTCCACTCTCCGCCACCTGTGCAGCGTGGGCGAGCCGCTGAACGCCGAGGCCGTGATCTGGTCGGAGAAGGCCTTCGGCCAGCCGTTCTACGACACCTTCTGGCAGACCGAGACCGGGGCCATGATGATCTGCAACTATCCCGGGATGAAGGTCAAGCCCGGCTCCATGGGCAAGCCCTTCCCCGGCATCACCGCCACCGTGGTCAACCCCAAGACCTTCGAGCCGGTGAACCATCCCGGCACCGTGGGGCTGATAGCCTTCAAGCCCGGCTGGCCCTCCATGATGCGGGCCTACTGGAACAACAAGGAGACCTACGACGGCAAGTTCAAGAACGGCTGGTACCTTTCGGGCGACCGCTCCAGCATCGACGCCGACGGCTACTACTGGTTCGTGGGACGGGATGACGATGTCATCAACACCGCCGGCCACCTGGTGGGGCCGTTCGAGATCGAGTCCGCATTGCTGGAACACCCGGCGGTGGCCGAGTCGGCCGCGGTGGGCAAGCCAGACCCCCTGAACATGGAGGTGGTCAAGGCCTTCATCGCCCTCAAGCCGGGCTTCAAGGCCGACAGCGACCTGGAGATGGACATCATGAACTTCATCCGCAAGAAGCTGTCGCCTTTAGCCATGCCCCAGGAGATAGAGTTCATGGCCTCGATGCCCAAGACCCGGAGCGGAAAGATTATGCGCCGGATGCTGCGGGCCAAGGAGTGGGGCGAGGAGATCGGAGACATAAGCACCCTGGAAAACGACTAG
- a CDS encoding right-handed parallel beta-helix repeat-containing protein, which produces MIVRLYIMLMLSAGILAPLTGWAVPLTGQWSAGMSGRKGSGGPDAYGYSYIDNNPVQAGSPAYAWIDTTGAGWTTVTGLGDDNFSGPFSIGFTSPFPYYWNNATQFWVHANGGISLSQPLRGWTPYVTGENGFPNLAKPQDLVGGLGIDLDFTNAGKCKYRSRNDSLVVSWNGVRGWNTTAWYNFQILLTRADSSIKLQYNRIDPAFPSANASIGIENNNGTVGLSYYDNGAPADNLPAAGRAVRIYPPASSSYTSIDAGVAWALNSQSGAVVVHTLDMFQPQASVANFGTGPAVIPRTICRIRNAAGTVVYADTILNIALAKGQQQDTAFVKIFNPTTAGTYTLVVRTEGLAESPANPANDSVTVELPVVAYQSWLRYDDNTAETFWAWSGASATALKGFANYFELSRYPVMLDSAQVYINYRNKDNLYIQIYDATGPGGSPGALLATDTLKLSGNNQYRWMSVSYTTRNVTVPTGKFFVCARTPNPTVRFGMDQAAPVSRRSWEFTGSWTPYRGLEGQEVMIRANVHKPNNSAIYVDAAFGSDLNPGTSALPLKTMTHAVEVISSTDTCYARSGSYTGRLTFTPRHSGTAANRTVITAQAGHTPLLYAGGADGSVIDSAASYITFSGFTVYPGSVVSAYFQDANNVLFTKNRVYVPTMGYGLLAVGLTASQIKGNTVGPSADNINPAEGVYLWGTDQVRIDSNRISGMIDAGIVLDSDTRTTVSRNLSDHCFFGIDLWGSSGDSLYNNTFDGNLNSGIHVQGISGTLVIRNTNSTNNIYGICWDSSGSVSSDYNNIWNNTYNYKNPQAPGDTNVVPAGVHDISADPQYTAAYHLLSASPCRNAGIPVGLPYLGTAPDIGAYEDWAKLMDADGAYPGGLSPQFGLKQNRPNPFVRATTITYQLPAAGAVSLRVYNITGQLVRSLVSEVQNPGEHSVNWDGRDAGGRTVSAGVYHYRLVSGGQTQTRSLLYIK; this is translated from the coding sequence ATGATCGTTCGGTTATACATAATGCTGATGCTGTCGGCTGGCATTTTAGCTCCGCTGACAGGCTGGGCTGTTCCCTTAACCGGCCAGTGGTCCGCCGGCATGTCCGGCAGAAAGGGCAGCGGGGGCCCCGACGCCTACGGCTACAGCTACATCGACAATAATCCGGTGCAGGCCGGCAGCCCCGCCTATGCTTGGATCGACACCACCGGGGCGGGCTGGACCACGGTTACCGGTCTGGGCGACGACAATTTTTCGGGGCCGTTCAGCATAGGCTTCACTTCTCCATTCCCATATTACTGGAATAACGCCACTCAGTTTTGGGTGCATGCCAACGGCGGCATCTCCCTGTCCCAGCCGTTAAGGGGCTGGACGCCTTACGTAACCGGAGAGAACGGCTTTCCCAACCTGGCCAAGCCCCAGGACCTGGTGGGCGGGTTGGGCATTGATCTTGATTTTACCAACGCCGGAAAATGCAAATACCGCTCCCGCAACGATTCACTGGTGGTAAGCTGGAACGGGGTGCGGGGCTGGAACACCACGGCCTGGTACAATTTCCAGATACTGCTGACCAGGGCCGACAGCTCCATCAAACTGCAATACAACCGCATCGACCCGGCCTTTCCCTCGGCCAATGCCAGCATCGGCATAGAAAACAACAACGGCACGGTGGGGCTAAGTTACTATGACAATGGCGCTCCGGCTGACAATCTTCCGGCGGCGGGGCGGGCGGTCAGAATCTATCCGCCGGCCAGTTCTTCATACACTTCCATCGATGCCGGCGTGGCCTGGGCGCTTAATTCTCAAAGCGGGGCGGTGGTGGTGCATACGCTGGATATGTTCCAGCCCCAGGCGTCAGTGGCAAATTTCGGGACCGGACCGGCGGTCATTCCCAGAACCATCTGCCGGATAAGGAACGCGGCCGGAACGGTGGTCTACGCCGATACCATCCTGAACATAGCTTTGGCAAAGGGCCAGCAACAAGACACGGCCTTCGTCAAAATCTTCAACCCCACAACGGCTGGAACCTATACCCTGGTGGTGCGGACCGAAGGCCTGGCCGAAAGCCCGGCCAACCCGGCCAACGATTCTGTCACCGTGGAACTGCCGGTGGTGGCTTACCAGTCGTGGCTGCGCTACGACGACAACACTGCCGAAACTTTTTGGGCCTGGAGCGGAGCCAGCGCCACCGCCCTCAAGGGCTTCGCCAACTATTTCGAGCTGAGCCGCTATCCGGTGATGCTGGACAGCGCCCAGGTCTACATCAATTACCGCAACAAGGACAACCTCTACATCCAGATCTACGATGCCACCGGACCCGGGGGAAGCCCTGGGGCCCTGCTGGCCACCGACACCTTGAAGCTCTCCGGCAATAACCAGTACCGGTGGATGTCGGTTTCCTACACCACCCGCAACGTGACAGTGCCCACCGGGAAATTTTTCGTCTGCGCCAGGACTCCAAACCCCACAGTGCGCTTCGGTATGGATCAGGCCGCACCCGTTTCCCGCCGGAGCTGGGAGTTCACCGGCAGTTGGACGCCCTACCGGGGGCTGGAGGGCCAGGAAGTGATGATCCGGGCCAATGTTCACAAACCAAACAACTCAGCAATCTACGTTGACGCAGCTTTCGGCAGTGATCTTAACCCCGGCACCAGCGCATTGCCATTGAAGACCATGACCCACGCAGTGGAGGTGATCAGCAGCACCGATACCTGCTATGCCCGCAGCGGCAGTTACACCGGACGGCTGACATTCACCCCGCGGCATTCCGGCACCGCCGCCAACCGGACTGTGATCACCGCCCAAGCCGGGCATACTCCCCTGCTTTACGCCGGCGGGGCGGACGGCTCCGTCATCGACAGCGCAGCTTCCTACATTACCTTCAGCGGATTCACGGTTTATCCCGGCAGCGTGGTCTCGGCCTATTTTCAGGATGCCAATAACGTGCTTTTCACGAAAAACCGGGTTTACGTTCCCACCATGGGCTACGGCCTTTTGGCGGTGGGCTTGACCGCATCTCAGATCAAGGGCAACACCGTGGGGCCCTCCGCCGACAACATCAATCCAGCCGAAGGAGTCTATCTATGGGGAACGGACCAGGTCAGGATCGACAGCAACCGTATCTCGGGGATGATCGATGCCGGCATAGTGTTGGACTCGGACACCCGCACCACGGTCAGCCGCAACCTTTCTGATCACTGCTTTTTTGGGATAGACCTGTGGGGCAGCAGCGGCGACTCGCTCTACAACAACACCTTTGACGGCAACCTTAATTCCGGCATCCATGTTCAGGGCATCAGCGGGACGTTGGTCATCCGCAATACCAACAGTACCAACAATATTTATGGCATCTGCTGGGACAGCTCCGGGTCGGTTTCCAGCGACTACAATAATATCTGGAACAACACCTACAACTACAAAAACCCGCAAGCTCCGGGAGACACCAACGTTGTCCCGGCCGGCGTTCACGACATCTCGGCCGACCCCCAGTATACTGCCGCTTATCACCTGCTGTCCGCCAGCCCCTGCCGCAACGCCGGGATCCCGGTGGGCCTGCCCTACCTGGGAACCGCTCCCGACATTGGCGCCTACGAGGACTGGGCCAAACTCATGGACGCTGACGGAGCATACCCCGGAGGCTTGAGCCCGCAATTCGGCTTAAAGCAGAACCGGCCCAATCCGTTCGTCCGGGCCACCACCATCACCTATCAACTGCCGGCCGCGGGGGCGGTGAGCCTCAGGGTCTACAACATCACCGGACAGCTGGTGAGGAGCCTGGTAAGTGAAGTTCAGAATCCCGGGGAGCACAGCGTAAACTGGGACGGGAGGGACGCCGGCGGACGGACGGTAAGCGCGGGCGTCTACCATTACCGGCTGGTAAGCGGCGGCCAGACGCAGACGCGGTCGCTGCTGTACATCAAGTGA
- a CDS encoding holo-ACP synthase — MASNHSAIGGVYRNHRCSANGRKYLVTSVDFEIHRCYNFLLVTKMVIGIGADIVAVDRFRTLKDKEEFLAQVFLPEELSRAPKANRDRFYASLFAVKESVLKALGCGLSRGSFWHDIRISKDMRAVITGPLMRFVPDGSNPDIMVSHSSTREYATAYVIIETKTNK; from the coding sequence ATGGCCTCCAATCACTCAGCCATCGGCGGGGTGTATCGAAACCACCGGTGCTCAGCCAACGGCAGGAAGTATCTAGTGACATCAGTTGACTTTGAAATTCACAGATGCTATAATTTTTTACTGGTAACCAAGATGGTGATCGGCATCGGGGCAGATATCGTGGCGGTGGACCGGTTCAGAACGCTTAAGGACAAGGAGGAATTCCTGGCCCAGGTCTTTTTGCCCGAGGAACTGTCCCGCGCACCCAAGGCAAACCGGGACCGGTTCTACGCCTCGCTGTTCGCCGTCAAGGAGTCGGTCTTAAAGGCCCTGGGATGCGGCCTGAGCCGGGGGTCTTTCTGGCACGATATACGGATCTCCAAGGACATGCGGGCAGTCATCACCGGACCCCTGATGAGGTTTGTACCGGATGGTTCAAACCCGGACATCATGGTCAGCCATTCCAGCACCCGGGAATACGCCACGGCCTATGTAATAATTGAAACTAAAACCAATAAATGA